From the genome of Campylobacter concisus, one region includes:
- the rmuC gene encoding DNA recombination protein RmuC, with protein sequence MQQDFYFYAAIFLGVLFLIAIFVIYSFNRDKLELKRNLAQKEQENFEISSNLTNLVSKNSENLQLISEQKARLMSNHERIDELIGEIDALKTKIAQKDEAEDAMERVINELKESIGTANERAKNNEANFTATLAELNQNKNALTEANERENRLKRDMAVLRNEIEAKENSLKEQETNLLKVKNELNLEFSNLANKIFEEKSANFTQNSQNSLDLLLKPLKEQISTFQERVNAVHDESVKGMSALGTQIKHISEIGISMSKEANSLATALKGSNKTLGNWGEIQLERTFEASGLIKDEHYLTQQNFKNEEGKRLIPDFIVKIPDGKHLIVDSKVSLIAYEKAITASNEEELNLALKEHIASMKNHIDSLNSKNYGEIVPDSPDFVLMFIPIEPAYIEAIKFDSSLFDYAFQKHVILVSHTTLMPILRTVANLWRIERGNEEAKNIVKSAIKIYDKVRNVAEHMNRLSNTLNTANKHFNALASSFSGRDGLVSRLENFKRLSPDEQKDIEVKEISVNNELEKED encoded by the coding sequence ATGCAACAAGATTTCTATTTTTATGCTGCCATATTTTTAGGAGTACTATTTTTGATTGCGATATTTGTCATCTATTCATTTAATAGAGACAAACTCGAGCTAAAAAGAAATTTGGCGCAAAAAGAGCAAGAAAATTTTGAAATTTCATCAAATCTAACAAATTTAGTATCTAAAAATAGTGAAAATCTGCAGCTAATCAGTGAGCAAAAAGCAAGACTTATGTCAAATCACGAGCGAATAGACGAGCTCATCGGCGAGATCGATGCGCTAAAAACCAAAATAGCCCAAAAAGATGAAGCCGAAGACGCGATGGAGCGCGTGATAAACGAGCTTAAAGAGAGTATCGGTACAGCAAATGAAAGAGCCAAGAATAATGAGGCAAATTTCACTGCAACTCTAGCTGAGCTAAATCAAAATAAAAATGCTTTAACTGAAGCAAATGAGAGAGAAAATAGATTAAAACGTGATATGGCTGTGCTTAGAAATGAAATAGAAGCAAAAGAAAATAGCCTAAAAGAGCAGGAGACAAATTTATTAAAAGTAAAAAATGAATTAAATTTGGAATTTTCTAATCTTGCAAATAAAATATTTGAAGAAAAAAGTGCAAATTTCACACAAAATAGCCAAAATTCTTTAGATCTTTTACTAAAGCCATTAAAGGAGCAAATTTCAACCTTTCAAGAGCGCGTAAATGCAGTCCACGACGAATCAGTTAAAGGCATGAGCGCGCTAGGAACGCAGATTAAGCACATAAGTGAGATTGGTATCTCAATGTCAAAAGAGGCAAACTCGCTAGCCACTGCACTAAAAGGTAGCAATAAAACACTTGGTAACTGGGGCGAAATACAGCTTGAACGCACATTTGAGGCTTCTGGACTTATAAAAGATGAGCATTACTTGACACAACAAAATTTCAAGAACGAAGAAGGCAAACGTCTTATTCCTGATTTTATAGTAAAGATACCAGATGGCAAGCATCTAATAGTTGATTCTAAAGTCTCACTTATAGCTTACGAAAAGGCTATCACAGCCAGCAATGAAGAGGAGCTAAATTTAGCATTGAAAGAGCATATTGCTTCTATGAAAAATCACATAGATAGTTTAAATAGCAAAAATTACGGTGAAATCGTACCTGATAGCCCTGATTTTGTATTGATGTTTATACCAATTGAGCCGGCATATATCGAGGCTATAAAATTTGATAGTTCACTTTTTGACTATGCGTTTCAAAAGCACGTAATACTAGTATCTCACACTACGCTTATGCCTATTCTTCGCACAGTGGCAAATTTATGGCGCATAGAGCGTGGCAATGAAGAGGCCAAAAATATCGTAAAGAGTGCGATTAAAATTTATGATAAAGTCCGCAATGTGGCCGAGCACATGAATAGGCTTAGCAATACACTAAATACTGCAAATAAACATTTTAACGCCCTTGCATCAAGTTTTAGTGGTAGAGATGGTCTTGTTAGTAGACTTGAAAATTTTAAACGCTTGTCTCCAGACGAGCAAAAAGATATAGAAGTAAAAGAGATCAGCGTAAATAACGAATTAGAAAAAGAGGATTAG
- a CDS encoding aryl-sulfate sulfotransferase, with the protein MSKNFLGSVALAAVLVSGLSIGITPLEAGVLAHHVKVQGELGSVFINPYDVSPLTAIIDRAGKDIKDIHVKVKGKPDGGIDIDYNVSEHALLTHDGVPIWGLYPDYLNEVVLSYTFNGAKKVETYKIYAQPIVTYSRDFRFSHMQKTRVKKVDPAFKNRLYLINNTITSVYKPLDWKNGGAASWNDFTENYIVDTKGEVRWYLDYQKFYDRSERRVMDGGMMMGFHQLKNGDISFGMAQRYLRYDLMGKEIYNRPLPRGYIDLSHEVMPLKDDHALLRVGKYNYHHKDGKISHTIRDHIIEVDSTGKVVEEWDLNEIFGNNVYRSNLIKALDARAVCLNIDMDAKEIKISNDLPFGDITSTGTGRNWAHVNSISYDESDDSIILSLRHQGIVKIGRGKKVKWILASPEGWSEEFKAKVLTPVDSKGNKIKCENSKCEGEFDWSWTQHTAWLTPRYDNKGSIKHLSVFDNGDARGMEQPAFKEDKYSRAVEYKIDEKKGTVEQTWQFGKERGFDFYSAVTSNVEWQKDKNTYFISSSNVNLLKPDKTIKMVLVEIDPNTNEIKFEMDVDSASRDDVAYRAMVIDPEVFSY; encoded by the coding sequence ATGAGCAAGAATTTCTTAGGTTCTGTTGCCCTTGCGGCTGTTTTGGTTAGTGGTCTTAGTATAGGCATCACGCCACTAGAGGCTGGAGTCCTGGCTCATCACGTAAAGGTTCAAGGCGAGCTTGGATCAGTCTTTATAAATCCATATGACGTATCGCCTCTAACTGCTATCATTGATAGAGCTGGCAAAGACATCAAAGATATCCACGTCAAAGTAAAAGGCAAGCCAGATGGAGGCATCGACATCGACTACAACGTCTCAGAGCATGCTTTGCTTACGCATGATGGTGTGCCTATTTGGGGCCTTTATCCTGACTATCTAAACGAGGTCGTGCTTAGCTACACATTTAATGGAGCTAAAAAGGTAGAAACATATAAAATTTACGCCCAGCCTATCGTCACATATAGCCGTGATTTTAGATTTTCTCACATGCAAAAGACTCGCGTAAAAAAGGTCGATCCTGCCTTTAAGAACAGGCTCTATCTCATAAATAACACGATCACAAGCGTCTATAAACCGCTTGATTGGAAAAATGGCGGAGCTGCTAGTTGGAATGACTTTACCGAAAACTACATCGTAGACACCAAAGGTGAGGTTAGATGGTATCTTGACTATCAAAAATTTTACGACCGCAGCGAGAGAAGAGTGATGGATGGGGGCATGATGATGGGCTTTCATCAGCTCAAAAATGGCGATATCAGCTTTGGTATGGCTCAAAGATATCTAAGATATGACCTTATGGGAAAAGAAATTTATAACCGCCCGCTTCCAAGAGGCTACATCGATCTAAGCCATGAAGTTATGCCATTAAAGGATGATCACGCACTTCTTAGGGTTGGCAAATACAACTACCACCACAAAGATGGCAAAATTTCTCACACTATAAGAGATCACATCATTGAGGTCGATAGCACCGGTAAAGTGGTCGAAGAGTGGGATCTAAATGAAATTTTTGGCAACAATGTCTACCGTAGCAACCTCATAAAAGCGCTTGATGCTAGAGCTGTTTGCCTAAACATCGACATGGACGCAAAGGAGATAAAGATAAGTAATGATCTACCATTTGGCGATATCACCTCTACTGGCACAGGTAGAAACTGGGCTCACGTCAATTCGATCTCGTATGACGAGAGCGACGATAGCATTATCCTCTCACTTCGCCACCAAGGTATCGTAAAGATAGGACGTGGCAAGAAAGTAAAATGGATATTGGCTTCGCCTGAGGGCTGGAGTGAAGAATTTAAAGCCAAAGTGCTAACTCCAGTCGATAGCAAAGGCAATAAGATAAAATGCGAAAACTCAAAATGCGAGGGCGAATTTGACTGGTCATGGACTCAGCACACCGCATGGCTAACACCAAGATATGACAACAAAGGCAGCATAAAACACCTAAGCGTATTTGACAATGGCGATGCAAGAGGCATGGAGCAGCCAGCCTTTAAAGAGGATAAATACTCACGTGCAGTTGAATATAAGATAGATGAGAAAAAGGGTACGGTTGAACAAACTTGGCAGTTTGGTAAGGAGCGTGGCTTTGACTTTTATAGTGCAGTTACTAGCAACGTCGAGTGGCAAAAAGATAAAAATACCTACTTCATCTCAAGCTCAAACGTAAATTTGCTTAAGCCAGATAAGACTATCAAAATGGTTTTAGTTGAGATCGATCCAAATACAAATGAGATCAAATTTGAGATGGATGTGGACTCTGCTTCAAGAGATGATGTTGCTTATAGGGCGATGGTTATTGATCCGGAGGTATTTAGTTATTAG
- a CDS encoding DUF2798 domain-containing protein, which produces MSAFMAFFMSFVLTYLNLGFIDGFVKIWLIAYVKAFVVAYPVLLLVSPFVTKLTQILCKK; this is translated from the coding sequence ATGTCAGCATTTATGGCGTTTTTTATGTCATTTGTGCTGACATATCTAAACCTTGGTTTTATTGATGGCTTTGTTAAAATTTGGCTAATCGCCTACGTAAAAGCCTTTGTAGTAGCTTATCCTGTGCTTTTGCTAGTTTCTCCATTTGTAACAAAACTCACACAAATTTTATGCAAAAAATAA
- a CDS encoding DUF5339 domain-containing protein produces the protein MKKSLLVLATLGFALSLNAADLTDTCKSYFSDIDKMVEAYKQAGQEQQVKMYEDQKAQSMKQLAALPKEQQDATCKQAKEMFAQVMDQMKKQGLLK, from the coding sequence ATGAAAAAATCACTTTTAGTTTTAGCTACTCTTGGCTTTGCACTAAGCCTAAACGCTGCAGATCTTACAGATACTTGCAAGTCTTACTTCTCAGACATCGACAAAATGGTCGAAGCTTACAAACAAGCTGGTCAAGAGCAACAAGTAAAAATGTATGAAGATCAAAAAGCACAATCTATGAAACAACTTGCTGCACTTCCAAAAGAGCAACAAGACGCTACTTGCAAACAAGCTAAAGAGATGTTTGCTCAAGTAATGGATCAAATGAAAAAACAAGGTCTTTTAAAATAA
- a CDS encoding ferritin family protein has product MRQYETYKCEKCGNEIEVQKVGGGRLTCCGEEMKCITENLTAVNLMKAFAGESQARNKYELYGDLAKEAGYHAIARHFYEAAENEKWHARAEFKKYHEMMNDPIDKMDKNLLDAAAGENYEHTTMYPDFAKIAKEEELRDVERLFNAIGKVEVEHEREYLELKKMLDEEGFFESDEEDIWVCEVCGHVHRGKKAPGACPLCKAPKEYFKREFLG; this is encoded by the coding sequence ATGAGACAGTACGAAACATACAAATGCGAAAAATGCGGCAACGAGATCGAGGTGCAAAAGGTTGGCGGCGGCAGACTAACCTGTTGTGGCGAAGAGATGAAATGCATCACTGAAAATTTAACAGCGGTAAATTTGATGAAGGCATTTGCTGGCGAGTCACAAGCTAGAAACAAGTATGAGCTTTACGGCGACCTAGCTAAAGAAGCAGGCTATCACGCGATAGCTAGACACTTTTACGAGGCAGCTGAAAACGAAAAATGGCACGCAAGGGCTGAATTTAAGAAATATCACGAGATGATGAACGATCCGATCGATAAGATGGATAAAAATTTACTTGACGCTGCAGCTGGCGAAAACTACGAGCATACGACGATGTATCCAGACTTTGCAAAGATCGCAAAAGAAGAAGAGCTAAGAGATGTTGAAAGGCTATTTAACGCGATCGGCAAGGTTGAGGTTGAGCATGAGAGGGAGTATCTAGAGCTTAAAAAGATGCTTGATGAAGAGGGCTTTTTTGAGAGCGATGAAGAGGATATCTGGGTTTGCGAAGTGTGCGGACACGTTCACAGAGGCAAAAAAGCTCCAGGCGCTTGCCCACTTTGCAAAGCTCCAAAAGAGTATTTTAAGCGCGAATTCTTAGGCTAA
- the ilvD gene encoding dihydroxy-acid dehydratase: MRSDIIKKGYTRAPHRSLLRATGLKDDDFAKPFIGVANSFIEIIPGHFFLNKYAQILKDEIRKNGCIPFEFNCIGVDDGIAMGHGGMLYSLPSREIIANSIETVMNAHALDALVCMPNCDKIVPGMVMGALRVNVPTVFVSGGPMKKGYTKDGKPIDLATAFEAVGKFETKEIDEAELRDIECNACPSGGSCSGMFTANSMNTLCEAMGIALPGNGTILALTPEREELIRQAARRICQIALDEKFKIRNILNEKAIRNALVVDMAMGGSSNTVLHMLAISREAGVNLDIKELNKISQNIAHIAKISPSLPNVHMEDIGRAGGMNAVIKEISRRDNGMLNLDNLTVSGETLGERVKISDIKDESIIHKVENAYSQVGGLAILFGNLAKQGCVIKTAGIVGERKFSGKAVCFNSQDEAIAGISSGKVDKGDVVVIRYEGPRGGPGMQEMLSPTSLIMGRGLGADVALITDGRFSGATRGLSIGHVSPEAAEGGMIGLLQDGDIIDIDVDKYEINVRLSEAEIAKRRAEFKPIDKPLTSRWLRQYRKLVTNASNGAVLEA; the protein is encoded by the coding sequence TTGAGAAGCGATATAATCAAAAAAGGCTACACAAGAGCCCCACACCGCTCACTTTTACGTGCGACTGGGCTAAAAGACGATGACTTTGCTAAACCCTTTATCGGCGTTGCAAACAGCTTTATAGAGATCATTCCAGGGCACTTTTTCTTAAACAAATACGCACAAATTTTAAAAGATGAAATTCGCAAAAATGGCTGTATTCCATTTGAGTTTAACTGTATCGGCGTAGATGATGGCATCGCGATGGGGCATGGAGGCATGCTATATAGCTTGCCTAGCCGCGAGATCATCGCAAACTCGATAGAAACCGTGATGAACGCTCATGCACTTGACGCACTTGTTTGTATGCCAAACTGCGACAAGATCGTCCCTGGCATGGTTATGGGTGCTTTAAGGGTCAATGTCCCAACCGTGTTTGTAAGCGGTGGCCCAATGAAAAAGGGCTACACAAAAGATGGCAAGCCGATTGATCTTGCGACTGCGTTTGAGGCGGTTGGTAAATTTGAGACCAAAGAGATAGACGAAGCCGAGCTAAGAGATATCGAGTGCAATGCATGTCCAAGCGGTGGCAGCTGTAGCGGTATGTTTACAGCAAATTCTATGAACACGCTTTGTGAAGCGATGGGTATAGCGCTCCCTGGCAACGGCACCATCCTGGCGCTAACTCCAGAGCGTGAGGAGCTCATCAGGCAAGCTGCTCGTAGAATTTGCCAGATCGCCCTTGATGAGAAATTTAAGATAAGAAACATACTAAATGAAAAGGCGATCCGCAACGCTCTTGTCGTTGATATGGCAATGGGTGGTAGCAGCAACACCGTCCTTCACATGCTAGCTATCTCAAGAGAAGCTGGCGTAAATTTAGACATCAAAGAGCTAAATAAGATCAGCCAAAACATCGCTCACATCGCTAAGATCAGCCCAAGCTTGCCAAATGTGCATATGGAGGATATCGGCAGAGCTGGTGGTATGAATGCAGTGATAAAAGAAATTTCACGCAGAGATAATGGCATGCTAAATTTAGACAATCTCACAGTTAGTGGCGAAACTCTGGGAGAGCGCGTAAAGATAAGTGACATCAAAGATGAGAGTATCATTCACAAAGTAGAAAACGCCTATTCGCAAGTTGGCGGACTTGCCATTTTGTTTGGAAATTTAGCCAAGCAAGGCTGTGTCATCAAGACAGCTGGCATCGTTGGCGAGCGTAAATTTAGCGGCAAAGCAGTCTGCTTTAACTCACAAGACGAAGCTATAGCTGGCATTTCAAGTGGTAAAGTAGATAAAGGCGATGTCGTCGTCATCCGCTACGAAGGCCCGCGCGGAGGCCCTGGTATGCAAGAGATGCTAAGCCCTACCTCACTCATCATGGGACGAGGCCTTGGCGCAGACGTGGCTCTCATCACAGATGGTCGCTTTAGCGGAGCGACAAGGGGTCTAAGCATCGGTCACGTAAGTCCAGAAGCAGCTGAAGGCGGCATGATAGGCTTGCTACAAGACGGCGATATCATCGATATAGACGTCGATAAATACGAGATAAACGTTCGCCTAAGCGAAGCCGAGATCGCAAAGAGAAGAGCAGAATTTAAGCCAATTGATAAACCGCTAACATCTCGCTGGTTAAGGCAATACCGCAAACTAGTCACAAACGCAAGCAACGGAGCGGTGTTAGAAGCATAA